The window CTGATGAAGCATGACATATGAGATATGGAAATGTTGCTATGAAAGGGCGCTGAAAAATGAATGTGATATTCTGAACATGCTTTAGGACACATGCACAACAAAGCTTCTCCTGAAAAACTCTCCTTGAACTACAGGCTCTGTGGAAAATATTCACATTTAATTAACATTCAGCATGTATCGACAGGTCCGCAACTAAAGTATCTCTATAGCACAAGTGTTTGCATCTGCTGACTGATCGTTGCATTTGTTTTTAGCAGGATGAAGGTGAAGAGAcatagctttttcatatgactacattgtttgtatgatgaaattgattttcaaccatgtgcagtaagcttttggatcaaagcgaagctgagaatatggtgttagttgatggaaaattgataaccagtagaggcacatccatggagttctcgcttgcgattgttgagaagctatttagctacgagaaggcattggatcttgttgtcaatgagaactttaaatagacatgtAACTATTATGTTgccattgtacttttgtgaatggattgaaatgaatgattgtatttgattgaatgaatgaatgaatgatttagccatgatgtatttatatgtattagcttatatgagttgatctatcagggcatgtactacaatggtaaaagatgccattattatttatttttaaaaaataggcaGTAGCttcggctattaaccgtagccatTTATCCAGAAACCGTACTTGTTGCTAATTTTAGCCTTTTGCTATGGTTCTCCCTCAActtttcgctacagatataatccgtagctgtatatactttagagctacggaagatatggctacggatttaatccgtatctattatttctatggctacggattaaatccgtagccatagctttaagaccaatggctacggtaccaatggctacggtcgtgctacggattataaccgtagccatatgtCTTTAGCTACAGCTTTTAttcgtagcctttgcccagttttctggtagtggcgtatctcacaatccggaatgagttatcaggcataaaatatatgattttggggtaccaaaaaatcgagcaaaggctatggactttgaaagcttttagctacagattaaatctgtagcaattagagtacagatttaatccgtagctaaaacctaaTGATCTATAGCAAAAACCTACATCCTCATCGGAACCTCATTAgagattgatggtgcttaaggggctccatggggcccattggagtatatgtgtttgatctaagccgcccatcaattattatatataattttagtggatgaacccaaaaattatgtaaattaaaggtctaagtggaccacaccataagaaataataaaaattaaatttctattgttaatatttgtgtggtcttcttacatatttgatatggctcattttttgcatcaacccttaaaataatactttaaaattaatgggcgtagtggataaataacatacatcacggtgggccccatggtcctaAAACCCAAGTCTTAGagggccgtccgtcacgcgcccctccCCCAAAACGAAATCCAATTCCGTCCGCCCTTTTCTCCTGTGCGCAGACCTCCAAAACGAAACCATACCATCTCACTCTTCCCCGCAGTGTCTCTTCCTTATCTTCATCCAAAGCCATTCTCTTCTCAAAACCTCACCATCCCCAAAGCCTTCAACGACCTCAGCTGGTCGTCACTTCCTTTCTCGCCTTGGATTCTCTCTACTCACACCAAGCCTTCATCTTCTAGACGGAGATTTTCTATGAATGCGAGTTAACTTCCATTAGTCGGCAATCTGGCACCTGACTTTTATTATGATTTGCAGGAATATAGAGGCAGTTTGGTTTGCTGGGAAACATGCTCAAACCATACATGAGTAATAGAGATCGCGGCCCCTGTGATTGATATAAAAGAAAGCCCAAAATTACAATTTCTATCCGAAATGGTGTTAGATTGAGATCATACGAAGGAAGGTCGAATGGCCCAATTGCAACAAGAGGTTCCCCATAGAGGCCGTCGATCGTCATAAAACCTGCCGAAACGCTCCATCCCCCCACTCCATCGTCAAATTGTGGAGTGGTTGTGAGGATGGTTGCGATTTCTGGTGGTGATGGCCAAATCTCAGCCGCTTGATCAtatccatgcatttcatcatttgCTACAGTGGATTTTTTTTCTCCCCTTCTTCCTTGGATTTTGAAAGTAGAGCCAATGGGTGCGGCCATTCGGTCTGATGGGGCCCTTTTCTAATGTTCAATGCCCCAACATTCACCTTGTATGTAATATGAATGATCCATTGCCTCTGAAGCACTCACTTGCCAACCTATTAGGATGCCGGGGATTTTGGAGgcagactttttattttttattttttatttctattatAACTAGACTAGATCTATCTTCTGTGAATCAGATGTGAATTGCATGCTTTGCACCTCTGTGtggatttttttttctgtttatttttaGTTTAAGATGATGTGGAAAGGAACTGTACTTTTGGGGCTTGtaatttctctctttctattgaaTTATGAAACTTAGGTTAAGAATTACTGTCAATGGCAGTGTCGCTCTCAAGCGTGTTGAGTTTTGTGATACAACAAGGTCTAGTTCATCCGAATTCTTCTGTTAGGATCACAAGAAGGAAGAGATTGTGTCAGTAATCACTTGTAGCTACCCATGGATTCCCTCTATATCTATGGCAGGATCTGTAACACAGTGGTTGAAGTGCAGGCAGTTTAGGATGGTCTTAACCTAGAGAGTATGAAATTCTTAGCTTGTGTCAGTAATCACTTGTAGCTACCCATGGATTCCCACTATACAACCTGGAGAGTATGAAAATAAATCATCTTTAAGCTACTATATATGCATTAGTTTGTTTATGTGGACGTGTCATGTACAGAAATTCTTGGGCTTCTTGTTTGTCAGAGTTGAGATGTTTAGAGAATCGGAATGCTAATCCAGCTTGTAGATATATTGAAGAAATACTGTACGCATGATGTTTTGCAGGAATCTATTTAATTCATTTGATATAGCTAAGCAGGGGAGAGTCTCGCTAGatttcaacctgtttgtttactGTAGTATGGATTTCATCTCTTTTGCATGTTCCTTCCTACCAAAGCCTAATTACAAGCAACTACATTTTCTCTTCTTTGGCCACGAGAGATTTTTTTGGAGGATGCTTAGATACTTTTTGCTCATAGGAAGGCAAAATTGAAGCTGAAGTTAAACTCACTGGATTCTCAGCTTAGGAGCATTGCCACCTAGGGAATCCAGAAAATATGGTACAATTATTGCTCCTGTGTTATACGCACCAGTCCATCAACACTTCTTTGTTGCTCGTATGGACATGGCAACCGATTGTAGGCCTGGTGAAACATTCAATCAAGTGTGCTCCTATGAATTGATAGGATATTCCCCAATTTGTCTATAATTTGATTTATGCGAAAAGGAATTTGATATGTTCCTCATATTTTGTGTTTCTGTTTTTGGTTCCATcatattgtgattgtttctacTACAAAATTTTGTCAGCTTTCTCCTCAATGAGATTTTGCATTGAGAAAAGGAACACACTAGTTCTTGCTTCATAAAGCCTAAGGATTGATTTTCTAGATACCCTTTATTTTGACATTACAGGATTGTTTCTTGCAATCAGGCTGGAACTGAAGTGGGCTGATTACTTATCAGCATTAATATTTAACTGAATCATTGATAAAGTATTTGAGGTATGAGAGCAATGAAAGATACTTTAGAGAGTAGCCAGCATGTAAGTTTAGGACTGACCCAAAGCACTAATACTTTAGCACCAACCAATATTCCCAATCCTGGGCCAGTAAAGGTCTAATAGGAACCAAAATATGTGAAAATTATAGATTGCAACAGACATTAGATTCCTAGGCTGTAATTTGCTACTTGTTGTTGTTTCTTGTTGCCACTACCTTATCGACGTGTTGTTGTTTCCTGTTGCCACTACCTTGCTGAGGAAAGGCTTTTCGTTAAAACCTTTTACATCTGTTACTAGTTACAACTTACAAATTGTCTGTTTTAATTGACTGATTATTTATGTTCGTGGTTATTGTCACCAAGTTGACGTGTGACTCTTAGGCTTCATTCTCACAACCTTACTCCAACttgctgggacaaggctatgatgatgatgattaggaATACAAGAACTATAATTTCTGTCACTTATTGTTAGTTAAGGTTGGTGTTAGCCATGTTTGAAAAACTAGACTAGCTGTGAAACTATCATGTGGCTGGTCTGATCCCTGAATACAATGGGTTTGACAAAATGCTTGGAACAAAAGTGAAAATAGTTTATGAAAAAGctaatattttcaaaataaaatatcaCAAACATAGCTTAGAATATAAAATCCAACCCATTGGCAAACAAAAGACAAAATGAAGACTGTTTATCCTTTCAGCTTGATAATCCTTCACTACTTCTATCGCActattgtaatttgattttgaattttgtaCATAatgctaaaatttgaaaatttctacTCAGCTACATACTTTTGGAAAGCTTAAAAGCTCTTTCATTGATAATGCTGTGGAAATATTTTGCATCTTATGTCAGGGCAGGTTACTTCTATTAGCATTTTCACTGCTTTAAGAAGTTGATTCTTTAGGCTAATTTGGAGAACCGAAAGGCATGCACACATCAAGTTAGTGTAAAACCTTTTTTGGTTGACGGGTACATGTTGGTTCAAGTAGGACCAAAACAGGTAGTGGGACCTTCACCCTACGATGTTGAATGTTATCAAAATTGTTCTTCCTCTACGGTTTAATATCATGCACGCattacatgatgatgatgactacAACCATGGTGTTAGGAAACAAGATATGGTGGGATATCTTCTGGGATATTAGGATCTGTTTCTCTTTGAATATATTAAGATTTGTTTCTCAGGAATTGCACATGTTCCAGGTTTGTATAGTTTTTTGTGCATGAACACAAAATTGTGGTGACCAAGATATTTGGTTTCATTTATTTGATACTTTACCTGGCTTCACATTTATGAAATATTTGATACatcaataaaacaaaataaatgaTAATGCATCTATTTTCTATTGGATCAGTTTGTCCATTATAGAATAGTGATCGTGTTCATGTTTTAGATCTTGTGTTTTTTGGTTTTCCTTTTCAATCTTGTGATTCTGCTACCAATTCAAATTACCTTTTGGATGTACTTTTCTAGTGTATAGGATTCTATCAATCTGGCGACCATTCTCTACTGTTTATACAGGTTATGCACAAGCACCAGAAGTATTTTATGTGAGTATTGAAGGTGGTTGGATTCGGTATTAGATTGTAAAAATAATGGGTTTTTAGCATAGAGTAAAAATTCTGTCTGAAAACTTTGTGTTCTATGGcaatttgttagaaatgtgaAATAAGCTCTGAAATCACATCCTGATTTTATCGGTGTTGTAGTGCTTCTTCAAGCCAAATGGTAAGGTAGAGCTGGTAGAACCAGAATATGGCGGAGCCATCTCTCCACAGTGCACATTGCAGGGTAATGTATCAATAAGAACCATCTCTCTTGTGGGTCATGTCACGAATGTTCTGTGTTTCAAAAATCACACACATTAGACATTCCTAGCCATCATTTTTCTTCACTTTCCTACACCGAATGTTGACTGCTTATTTGCTTTATAACCTTGCTCTGAAGGCCACGGAGCAGATGGGTATCCAATCTAAGTGTAGTTTGAAATCATCCAATCACCCTGCCATGTTTACTTTGGTGAGTgtccttttttttccccttccacagacaagcacacaaatacatatatattaatttatatattgtatattgaaACCTCTGACAGTCTGTCGACGATCACAATACATGTTTAGTCTATCAGTCCACAATGTATGCTTAACTAAGAATGGGTTCCTTTTCAGCAAATCTTTTGCTTTAAcatgtttagttttttttttttttttttttttcagcaaaTCTACCAGCACACATCTAATTCTTTAGTTACGTACATATAAAGAAGCTATTCTTCTTTAGATAGGTGAACactacgctacatgctatttgATATTTAAACACTACCGTAGATCTACTATGGTCTGAGCTCTAGACCTAGATATTTAAACACTGTTTACGTCTCTTTAACTTGATCTTACTGACCATAAAGTATTTGTGGTTGCCTTGATTCATGTTAATCTTGTAACAAATGGCTTCTATTTTGTGAAAAAGTGCTTGCATTTAAGTCTATTGTGCCTATGATATTACAGGATTCCTTATATCATAATTTTTCCGAGGAGGAACTGATGCGAGTTCATGAATATAATTTTGACTATCCTGGTAATGTCTACCTTTTCCTAAAGTTGGAGAAACAAATATTCATGTAGAATATCTAAAATATGCATGTCATGTTGTAGTGGTATTTTGAGTCAAAATTTTGGCACCTGTTTGCtaattatgttgtgtatgaatcaGTGGGAAGATCCTTATAAATTGTTTGGCAGGTCAATCTTTCAGATGTGATAATTTTGGAAGGGATACTTTTTTCATATTGTTTCCAAAAATGCTGTGATCTAGTCTAGTTACTCATGTATATGAACCATGCAACAAAGTGGCAGCTGTAAAAGCTAGAAGACCATCTTtacgtgcatgaaatccaccctcTCCATAAGGTACAATACCCCTTTTCTTGACTTGATACCAACTCTTGATCAACATATGTTTCTTACCAAACTAATTTCTTAGTCAAATCTACTTGTAATTTCCATCACATTTCTTGCAGTCCACTTTTTTTCTGGTAAGATTTTCATTTAATCTTGggttggcaatgggttgggttttgGTTGAGTTGGATCAGCCTGGGTTGGACCTGTTCACTAAGCAAGCAAAGAAGTCAAACCTATGCCcagcccatttactaaatgggctgAGATTCAAACTAGAGTTCAACCTAGAACCCTTGAATTCAAACTACTTTCTACTTGTTGAGATTTAACTTTTTATGTAAACATTTCGCAGCTCATACGATTACAGAAATGTTTTTCCAGAtgctgtttttcttttcttttcttttgttgttcTTGTTGTTTTGTTTCGATGTTTAGTACTCGTATTTCTTAGAATCAGAATTTACCCATTGAATTTGACCCAAATTCATTGATAAAATATCTTTTCAGGGATCTATCTTACAACAATTTCAGTGGAGATTGCCAGGCTCATTCAGTAATTTCCATTTTACCATCATCATGGGCAAAGTAGTAACTAGTTTGTATTTCTGTAGGTAATTTCTTATTATATGAACCACGATGGCTGTATATTTTGTTGGAAAATAAGTTCTTGTTCATCATCTATCATGTTATTTTCCAACCtaactaattattatttttttcaaatctcACCAACTACAGTACATTTTGGTTTTGTGAATCAATGAGTGCATTTTCATGGATTGGTTCCAGATGCAGTATGCCTCTCTTTGAGGACATCAATATTAATTCAATCTAAAATTTGGACGGCATtaccttttcttattttttccagTGCCATTTGTATGGTTAATTGGGGGATATAATGTGGCCACTGTTCTATGGCTATGGATCAAATCCAAAAGGTGGGCTGGAGTCTTTGACCTGCAGTTTGATTCTGATACATATAATACAGCTAAATGCatggtcaaaaatgaaaaaatataggCTATAATCCATACTCAAATGGCCAAAACAATTGATTAATCAGATGTTTGTAGCATATGATTGGTGGCATGTTGTCTCTCAGTCTCTTCTAATCTTGTCCTGATTAAATCGCATCAGTTTCTCTCTCGTTTTCTTTTAAAATGGGAGATTATCACTTGTAGCCATGTTAATGTGTCGGGTGTGTATTTCACCTGATCCGTGAAATAGGTGGGCCTTATCACTGACTTTTatgcctgatgaatggtttggctTTATTTCTGTGCAACTACTCATGCCATGCATGTCTACCTTGTTGGGTTGCAATTGATTGTTCTCTTTGAATGTTCTTCTGGAAAATTGGGTTTTACTTGTGTGGCATTGTAAGGTTAAATACCAGATGTTGGTATTAAAACCATTATTCTTTTATTAGTGGGAGTTTGTGTGTATGTTTGGATGCACAGAATCCAtgggaaaagaatagaaaaacaaTATCTAATGATGATTTTGATTAGAATGGTTAAAATGATTAAGCATGGATTCTAATTTTGAGTTCTTGTTAGGATAggaagtggaaatctcatatttcCTCTCACAATAGTCACATAGTTTATTGTGCCAAGAGTCCAAATTATGGATGAGGGTGATATGATTGTTGGGCGAAATTCACCCtttcctttgctatccaaacaacacaaatTGTCATATCAAAGGAAAGCCTTTTTCCATTGTTTGGtatggaatccatggtttccaaacatggcatACGTGTTTGTCtgatttttatccttttttttcccCTGGTGGGGTGTGGTGGAAAGATACTGTTCAGCTTCCTTTTTTACGTGCATGGAACTGTTTTGTTTTCTAATGTTGTTAATCTGGGTATCTGTGAATTTAAACATTTTGGTGAAGAAAACTTCTTTCACAGTTTATTAGGCCTTTTGTCGAGTTTGTTTCTGGCTTCACCATCTAGAATACTCTTGTAATTGTCATTGTTTGGTGATTGCAGTTTAATTGTTCTCTGTTTTGTTAGCCATCATGGGAAAGGAGAAGGTTCACAATAACATTGTCGTCATTGGTCATGTCGACTCTGGCAAGTCGACCACAACTGGGGGCATCTTATCTACAAGCTTGGTGGAATTGATAAGCGTGTGATTGAGAGGTTTGAGAAGGAAGTTGCTGAGATGAACAAGAGGTCATTCAAGTATGCATGGGTTCTTGATAAGCTCAAGGTCGAGCGGGAGCGTGGTATCACTATTgatattgtaattgtaattgtaattgattgaatgaatgatcgtaattgattcattattgaatgaatgatcgtaattgaatgaatgaatgaatgaatgatcgtaattgaatgaatgaatgaatgaatgattatgtaggtgatgaatgaatgaatgattataaaaaaatttaaaggattTACCAGCGGTTTTATGGGGATTTggcggcggttttgaccgccggtaaatgcCAGTTTTCTTGTCACCTTAAAGTAGTATACCTGTAATGAGAAGTGGACTCTCCAGCACTGAACTATTCCTGTACATTACACATTAATACGTTGCTAAGAAAGCACCAAACTTATTCCATCACGAATCTCTTTTCTCATTAATACATATGATTAGTACATGATTTATTACTAGCCTTGACTAATATGTTTATTAGAATAGAAAGGCCTAATCATAATAGCCTttcatctcaaaatcaatacaCTACTGAAACTTAAAGAGTAGTTAAAATCAGAACTTTGTACTTAGGCTTAAAAAGTGTTGAAGAAAAGACAATCCATACAAAGTAAGACACTTAATTCAAGGCATACAGGTATGGTAGAGGGAGACCAGCCACGAAGTTAACTGATCCAATAAATTGGTTGCTCTGCAGGTCACTGACAGAATTAACCATGGATCATTAATGGTATCAACTCACATTGCAATataaaaaaattagatagattgAAGAAACTTAGCCCATTAGCATACTTACATTTGTTTTAGATTTGTTTTAGATTCTTCAGACCAGTAAATATGTCCCCAATGGAACCGGAGAGGGAATTGTGACTCAAATTCCTGCACTTGGAAAAAAGATCGGTTGGCAAATATGAACTGGCTACTCATAAACCAGAGACTTTAACATGCTCACAGATTACAAGAACTTACAAATAACAGAGAGATTTCAAGGAAGCTAAGGAGAATAGAATATTCTGACTCAGCCGATTGAATGCCAGGTTTCTGCATtgcaagaagaaaacaaaaatatatcttGGAACTgagattcaattttttttttttttttttaaagattaaatCCTATATGGGAGATGGATTTCACAGTAAAGCTTCTCTAGATCTTCAGGGCTCTGTAAGAAGTCATACAGCTTCACCTGGTTCCATGCCACCTCAATCCCTTCATATTCATCAAAGCTATGTACCTGCATCAAAACCCACCAACATCAGAGAAAATTGAAAAGGACCCAAATGAGAgacagaaagaaaaatgaaaaaggtaGGCCCACTGACTTTCACTGATGATCAGACAGATCAATTTCAAGTATGTTTAAATCATTCATTCCTTTTGTATAaccatgacccacttgatgattggagcaTGCCAATGGGTCCTTGAGCCAAGTTTAGGAGCCCAAGCCGTGACCAATGTATTGCCATCCCTAGCTTATGTCACTAGCTATTATGCACTACCAAATAAATACATTATACCTTCCCGAGTCTAAAAtgttcaatttcttcaatatcaTCATCAGGAAAGCGGCCCACAACTGCAAATCCAAATAACTACTAGGAAACTAGCAACCACAGTAATCAGAAAGAAATCTgaaatgattgattatttcataaaatttttGTTTACTTTCGTCTAAAGCTAAACCTGTCACGCCACATTAAATGGCAGTGACTCATTGCATGCTTGTATGTTGATCCAGACCAGTTAGATCATTGGGCTTATTGAATATGGAGCCACCTTGAAATCAGAATGATCTAAAGATTCTGAGCGTCCACATTAGATCCATGGATTATAAGTAATACCAACTTAATAATAATATCTTTGGATAATATTGTAGTATTAAATAGTGGATTGtagccttttaaaaaaatatttatttaaatagtGGATTGTAATTTACAGAAttatgtgtatgtgtgtaaaagaaaacaacaagGAGAATATATAATCCAAGAAAAAGCTATAGGATAAGTGGCAAGTGGTTTCACCTACTGATTTCTTTAAGTAACGCATTCATGATTGCTTATTAGACTATGTTTAACAGCTTTGATATCAGAATTGTTCGGGACCAGCTAGGAATATTGTTTGATTCATGTGattatatgctccatccacaattgggACCTACAATTGGGATGGTCTAGATAGCTTGACATCACTGTCAGATCTTGTGGGTTTGGTGGTATCTTAAGACACCAATATGAAGCTAAAGGACAGTGTCATGAGGCGAAAAAAGAACAATACCATTGTTCCACCCAGCTGCAATCAGGATCGACGCACTCAGCTCCAGCAGAAGTTGGTGAAGAGAACTTTATAACCTGATGCAGACATGTGCTTAGACATTTTTGATACATTCAAGTCAAAGCTATTTTTTTCAAATAGATGTTTCCTCTACTCACAGCAGGTTCAGTGCACTTATCAGATACCCCAACACTAATAAGGTTTATTTAGAGCTTTTAAATTGGGATAAGATTGcatggacttgaattttcatATCTGAAAGTATAAGAAAGTCGTTAGAATATGGGCAAGAAAAACCACTAGGGCTCAACCCCATGTAAATAGCTTACTAAGAGAATAGAGGTCTTAGAATCCACGTACCTTGGAGTCTTGGATGCTGATAAGTGTATAGTTACTGGAGACACAGTTACACAGTGCCAAACATGATGGCTTTTAGTCGGATTCACGACATCCATACATTCTTTTCTAATTGGCCTGCCTTATATACTTATACattacattcatatatatatatataagaacatGAAGGTGTTCAGAGAAAGGGGAATATATattatggtaaaaaaaaatctatacttCTTCCATTACCAATATACTCAATTGGCCTGCCTTATATTATACAGATCCCCAATCAGAATCACAACAAAAGCTGATAGCTGTGATCATTAGAACCATCAACTATTTTATAGTACATAAAGGAATAATGGTTGTAAATGATTCCAAGATGGAGAAATGgaaacatgaaaggaaacaggATGCAAAGAGACTCACCAAATCCATAGCCAAATACCAACCAAAGAAAGTAACCAT is drawn from Magnolia sinica isolate HGM2019 chromosome 5, MsV1, whole genome shotgun sequence and contains these coding sequences:
- the LOC131246575 gene encoding uncharacterized protein LOC131246575; the protein is MICRNIEAVWFPIEAVDRHKTCRNAPSPHSIVKLWSGCEDGCDFWWILSIWRPFSTVYTGYAQAPEVFYCFFKPNGKVELVEPEYGGAISPQCTLQGHGADGYPI